One stretch of Thermodesulfobium sp. 4217-1 DNA includes these proteins:
- a CDS encoding Gfo/Idh/MocA family oxidoreductase: MKTSVNVAVIGAGDWGINLIRNFFELGCLHSVCDLDPDKLAKVESQYKYVNCVTDPEVIFLSDEIDAVVIATPSSFHYSLAKRALNSGKHVFVEKPMALNAKEGEELIEIARAKDLRLLVGHVLLYHPAVQTLHQLVMEGELGDIHYIHSSRLNLGKVSFDESVLWNLAPHDLSIFFYLLGLEGDIVVSSTGHSFLSEDRVDIAHVTLEFKDIFGNIFVSWLHPRKIQQTVVIGTKKMAIFDDRAPHKLILYNKGAKIVNGKPFLNSGGEKIVDFEQAEPLKNECKSFIDSILDKKEPITEGMQGLRILEILEAAEESILKKGSPVKLPYKLKKGILI, translated from the coding sequence ATTAAAACGAGTGTAAATGTTGCTGTAATTGGTGCAGGAGATTGGGGTATTAACCTAATAAGAAATTTTTTTGAATTAGGATGTCTTCATAGCGTCTGTGATCTGGATCCAGATAAGCTGGCAAAAGTAGAAAGTCAATATAAATATGTAAATTGTGTAACTGATCCAGAAGTAATATTTTTGTCTGACGAAATTGACGCTGTGGTAATTGCTACTCCTTCATCTTTTCACTACTCTCTTGCGAAAAGGGCGCTAAATAGTGGAAAACATGTTTTTGTAGAGAAGCCTATGGCCCTTAATGCAAAAGAAGGTGAGGAGCTGATTGAGATAGCTCGCGCTAAAGATTTAAGATTGCTTGTAGGGCATGTACTTTTGTATCATCCCGCTGTTCAAACCCTTCATCAACTTGTTATGGAAGGCGAACTTGGAGATATCCACTACATTCACTCAAGTAGGCTAAATTTAGGCAAGGTATCTTTTGATGAATCAGTTTTGTGGAATCTTGCTCCGCACGATCTGTCAATATTTTTCTATCTGCTTGGATTAGAGGGAGATATTGTAGTGTCGAGCACCGGTCATAGCTTTTTAAGCGAGGATAGGGTCGACATTGCCCATGTGACATTGGAATTCAAGGATATATTTGGCAATATATTTGTTTCTTGGCTTCATCCAAGAAAAATTCAACAAACAGTCGTTATTGGGACGAAGAAAATGGCGATATTTGATGATAGAGCTCCTCATAAACTGATACTTTATAATAAAGGTGCAAAAATTGTTAATGGAAAGCCGTTTTTAAATTCTGGTGGCGAAAAAATTGTCGATTTTGAGCAAGCTGAGCCTTTGAAAAACGAATGTAAATCCTTTATAGATTCAATTTTAGATAAAAAAGAGCCTATAACAGAGGGCATGCAAGGTTTAAGGATCCTTGAAATCCTGGAGGCTGCTGAGGAGTCCATTCTGAAAAAGGGCTCTCCCGTGAAATTACCGTATAAGTTAAAAAAAGGAATTCTTATATAG